From the Candidatus Macondimonas diazotrophica genome, one window contains:
- the msrB gene encoding peptide-methionine (R)-S-oxide reductase MsrB, which produces MESLPQNDEDWRARLSPEQYRITRQGGTEPAFTGIYHDCKDAGLYRCVCCNAPLFTSTSKYDSGSGWPSFWQPVSEDAVTRHEDTSHGMRRIEVRCARCEAHLGHVFPDGPAPTGFRYCINSAALDLERDGEGPLNKSPDR; this is translated from the coding sequence ATGGAATCTCTTCCCCAGAACGACGAGGACTGGCGGGCGCGACTCAGTCCCGAACAGTATCGCATCACCCGACAGGGTGGTACCGAGCCGGCCTTCACGGGTATCTATCACGACTGCAAGGACGCGGGCTTGTACCGTTGTGTTTGCTGCAATGCGCCCTTGTTTACCTCGACAAGCAAGTACGATTCGGGGTCGGGTTGGCCCAGCTTCTGGCAGCCGGTGTCTGAGGACGCCGTCACGCGGCATGAGGATACCAGCCACGGGATGCGGCGTATCGAAGTGCGTTGCGCCCGGTGTGAGGCGCATCTTGGTCATGTGTTTCCGGACGGACCCGCGCCAACCGGATTCCGTTACTGCATCAATTCCGCTGCATTGGATCTGGAACGGGACGGGGAGGGGCCGCTCAACAAGTCGCCGGACCGCTGA
- the glnL gene encoding nitrogen regulation protein NR(II): MNNRSRQDHALTGTGLGAAALLDQLATAVLVLDGSLRIRYLNSATEMLFGASVRRLAGTSLTSLVLHGESLAERLLEALTSEAPYTERELNLRLGSLNETTPVVVDCMVTPIRLINGARALLLELHQQDRHLRISREENLLTQQQASRAVVRGLAHEIKNPLGGLRGAAQLLDAEVHDPDLRDYTRVIMAEADRLQQLVDTLLGSNRPLRIGEVNIHEVMERVRTLVAAEGHPGITVRSDYDPSLPCLTGDMDQIIQAMLNIVRNAIEAVLPQSQRNQPAAIVLSTRAQRQFTIGHRRHRLVIRVDVIDNGPGIPPELVEQIFYPMVTGRAEGTGLGLSIAQDLIGRHGGTIECHTRPGETRFSVFLPLQQGES, from the coding sequence ATGAACAATCGCTCTCGACAAGACCACGCGCTGACCGGCACCGGCCTGGGGGCCGCCGCGCTCCTCGATCAATTGGCGACTGCCGTCCTGGTTCTGGACGGGAGCCTGCGGATCCGCTATCTCAACAGCGCAACCGAGATGTTGTTCGGCGCCAGCGTCCGGCGACTGGCGGGGACCTCCCTCACCTCGCTGGTGCTACATGGAGAAAGCCTCGCTGAACGCCTGCTCGAGGCGCTCACCAGCGAGGCGCCCTACACAGAACGCGAACTCAACCTGCGACTCGGCTCTTTGAACGAGACGACTCCGGTGGTGGTCGATTGCATGGTGACACCCATTCGCCTGATCAATGGCGCGCGTGCCTTGCTGCTTGAACTCCACCAACAGGATCGCCACCTGCGCATTTCGCGCGAGGAAAACCTGTTGACCCAACAGCAGGCCAGCCGCGCCGTGGTTCGCGGACTGGCCCATGAAATCAAGAATCCGCTCGGCGGTTTGCGGGGTGCAGCGCAGCTGCTGGACGCCGAAGTTCACGATCCGGATTTGCGTGACTATACCCGGGTCATCATGGCCGAGGCCGACCGGCTGCAGCAGCTTGTGGACACCTTGCTGGGCTCGAACCGCCCCCTGCGCATCGGTGAAGTCAACATCCACGAAGTGATGGAACGGGTCCGCACCTTGGTCGCGGCAGAGGGGCATCCGGGGATCACGGTGCGCAGCGACTACGATCCGAGTCTCCCCTGCCTCACAGGCGACATGGATCAGATCATTCAAGCGATGCTCAACATTGTCCGAAATGCCATCGAGGCCGTGTTACCGCAGTCGCAGCGCAACCAACCCGCGGCCATCGTGCTGTCGACGCGTGCGCAACGCCAATTCACGATCGGACATCGCCGCCACCGCCTGGTCATCCGAGTGGACGTGATCGACAACGGCCCCGGCATTCCGCCCGAACTGGTCGAGCAGATTTTCTATCCCATGGTCACCGGCCGGGCTGAAGGCACCGGCCTGGGCCTGTCCATTGCCCAGGACCTCATCGGGCGGCACGGCGGCACCATCGAGTGCCATACCCGTCCTGGCGAGACCCGATTTTCCGTATTTCTTCCGCTTCAACAGGGCGAGTCATGA
- the ntrC gene encoding nitrogen regulation protein NR(I), which produces MNTEVVNVWIVDDDRSMRWVLEKALRNDGMSTQSFDSADAVLREIRTRRPDVLVTDVRMPGMDGLALLQQLHEEDPTLPVIVMTAHSDLDSAVASYQGGAFEYLPKPFDIYEAVELVRRAYKHRVQQSRPDTASPEPPNIPTIIGEAPAMQEVFRAIGRLSRSHITVLINGESGTGKELVARALHRHSPRAGKPFIALNTAAIPRELLESELFGHERGAFTGAQALRRGRFEQADGGTLFLDEIGDMPAELQTRLLRVLADGQFYRVGGHVPLHVDVRIIAATHQNLENLVKTGQFREDLFHRLNVIRVHVPPLRERREDIPLLLRYFLNRAAKELGMEVKILRPNVEAYLCRLDWPGNVRQIENTCRWLTVMASGREVHMEDLPPELARQDARSAETVHSWEDGLKRWAEQQLAGGEQDLLGHATPNFERIMIRAALSHTGGRRQEAARLLGWGRNTLTRKIKELELPEDL; this is translated from the coding sequence ATGAACACCGAAGTCGTCAACGTCTGGATTGTCGACGATGACCGGTCCATGCGTTGGGTCTTGGAAAAGGCCCTGCGCAACGACGGGATGTCGACCCAATCCTTTGATTCTGCTGATGCCGTACTCCGGGAAATCCGGACACGGCGACCCGATGTGCTGGTCACGGATGTGCGCATGCCCGGCATGGATGGCCTGGCCCTGCTGCAGCAGCTGCATGAGGAAGATCCGACCCTTCCGGTGATCGTGATGACCGCCCATTCCGACCTCGACAGCGCGGTCGCCAGCTACCAGGGCGGTGCCTTCGAATACCTGCCCAAGCCATTCGACATCTACGAAGCCGTGGAACTGGTCCGGCGCGCCTACAAGCACCGTGTTCAGCAAAGCCGACCGGATACGGCGTCCCCCGAACCGCCGAACATCCCCACCATCATCGGCGAAGCGCCGGCGATGCAGGAGGTGTTCCGCGCCATCGGGCGGCTGTCGCGCTCGCACATCACGGTCTTGATCAACGGCGAGTCGGGAACCGGCAAGGAGCTGGTGGCGCGCGCCCTGCATCGCCACAGCCCGCGGGCCGGCAAGCCTTTCATCGCACTCAACACCGCCGCCATTCCCCGCGAACTGCTCGAATCGGAGCTGTTCGGGCATGAGCGGGGCGCTTTCACCGGCGCCCAGGCCCTGCGGCGCGGCCGCTTCGAACAGGCCGACGGCGGTACGCTGTTTCTCGATGAAATCGGCGACATGCCCGCCGAACTCCAGACCCGGCTGCTGCGCGTGCTCGCCGACGGACAGTTCTATCGCGTAGGCGGCCATGTGCCGCTGCACGTCGATGTGCGCATTATCGCAGCGACGCATCAGAACCTCGAAAACCTGGTCAAGACCGGACAGTTTCGCGAGGATCTGTTCCATCGCCTCAATGTGATTCGGGTGCATGTGCCCCCGCTGCGTGAGCGGCGCGAGGACATCCCCTTGCTGCTGCGTTACTTCCTCAATCGGGCCGCCAAAGAGCTCGGCATGGAGGTCAAGATCCTGCGGCCCAACGTGGAAGCCTACCTGTGCCGGCTCGACTGGCCGGGCAACGTGCGCCAAATCGAAAACACTTGCCGCTGGCTGACCGTCATGGCCTCGGGGCGCGAAGTGCACATGGAAGACCTGCCGCCGGAACTGGCCCGCCAGGATGCCCGCAGCGCCGAAACCGTTCACAGCTGGGAGGATGGCCTCAAGCGTTGGGCCGAGCAACAGCTCGCCGGCGGCGAACAGGATCTGCTCGGTCATGCAACACCCAACTTCGAGCGCATCATGATCCGTGCTGCGCTGAGCCATACCGGTGGCCGGCGCCAGGAAGCGGCACGGCTGCTGGGCTGGGGGCGCAACACGCTGACTCGCAAGATCAAGGAACTGGAATTGCCCGAGGATCTGTGA
- a CDS encoding NAD(P)/FAD-dependent oxidoreductase, whose product MASTESSSPSPQHVVIVGAGFGGLYAAKSLSKDRSFRVTVIDKRNYHLFQPLLYQVATGKLAPSDIATPIRHVLRRRPNVRVVQAAAIDLDPAARQVILNGGIRIGYDILIAATGVKHSYFGNDAWREDAPGLKTIEHALEMRQRIFSAFEAAELSEDPVEQARLTTFVVVGAGPTGVELAGAIGELAQHTLKDEFHHIDTRRSRIILAEGAAQVLPSYPADLARAAQNSLKKLGVEVMTRTLVTHIDETGVRLKDADGREETVEAATVLWAAGVRASRFGQALANRVACTLDRAGKVQVNADLSLPAHPEIFVIGDLAHYAPDGATPLPGVAPAAMQAGDYVARLLKARRRGRSLPSFRYRNQGSMAVIGRHAAVGDLRFLHVRGVFAWYLWVLVHMMGLIEFGNRLVVMTRWAWNYLTRNSGSRLITSVPEARTDHADRAHRSGN is encoded by the coding sequence ATGGCGTCGACCGAATCCTCCTCTCCCTCTCCCCAGCATGTCGTGATCGTCGGTGCCGGTTTCGGCGGCTTGTATGCGGCCAAATCCTTGTCCAAGGATCGGTCTTTCCGCGTTACCGTCATCGACAAGCGCAATTACCATCTATTCCAGCCGTTGCTCTATCAGGTGGCCACCGGCAAGCTGGCGCCCAGCGACATCGCCACGCCCATTCGCCATGTGCTGCGTCGCCGACCCAATGTGCGTGTGGTCCAGGCCGCGGCGATCGATCTCGATCCAGCTGCCCGTCAGGTGATCCTCAACGGGGGAATCCGCATCGGCTATGACATCCTGATCGCAGCCACCGGCGTCAAGCACAGCTATTTCGGCAACGACGCCTGGCGCGAGGATGCACCGGGTCTCAAGACCATCGAACATGCCCTGGAGATGCGCCAGCGCATCTTCAGCGCCTTCGAGGCGGCCGAGCTCAGTGAAGATCCGGTCGAACAGGCGCGGCTGACCACCTTCGTCGTCGTGGGTGCCGGCCCCACCGGAGTGGAACTGGCCGGTGCCATCGGGGAACTGGCGCAGCACACGCTGAAGGATGAGTTTCATCATATCGACACGCGACGCAGTCGGATCATCCTGGCCGAAGGAGCAGCGCAGGTACTGCCGAGTTATCCGGCCGATCTGGCACGCGCTGCCCAAAACTCGTTGAAGAAGCTCGGAGTCGAGGTCATGACCCGCACGCTGGTGACCCACATCGACGAGACCGGGGTACGGTTGAAGGATGCGGACGGGCGCGAAGAGACCGTGGAAGCGGCAACCGTGCTCTGGGCGGCTGGCGTACGTGCTTCCCGGTTCGGGCAGGCCTTGGCCAATCGGGTGGCCTGCACATTGGATCGTGCGGGCAAGGTCCAGGTCAATGCCGACCTGTCACTCCCGGCGCATCCGGAGATTTTCGTGATCGGGGACCTGGCCCACTACGCCCCCGACGGCGCCACGCCGCTGCCCGGCGTCGCGCCGGCCGCAATGCAGGCGGGAGATTATGTGGCGCGTCTGCTCAAGGCCCGCCGGCGGGGGCGCTCGCTGCCGTCTTTCCGCTACCGGAACCAAGGCAGCATGGCGGTGATCGGGCGCCACGCCGCGGTGGGTGATTTGCGCTTCTTGCATGTGCGAGGCGTTTTCGCCTGGTACCTGTGGGTATTGGTGCACATGATGGGCTTGATCGAGTTTGGAAACCGGCTGGTCGTGATGACCCGGTGGGCCTGGAACTACCTGACCCGCAATAGCGGCTCGCGGCTCATTACCAGTGTGCCCGAGGCTCGCACCGATCATGCGGATCGCGCCCACCGATCCGGCAACTGA
- the gmhB gene encoding D-glycero-beta-D-manno-heptose 1,7-bisphosphate 7-phosphatase gives MLLPIGPTASPAPPARGWIVLDRDGVINRDRADYVKTPQELDFLPGSLAAIARLTAAGFGMAVATNQSAVGRGLLTREGLAVIHAHLESEIQRAGGRLAGIFVCPHAPDADCRCRKPRPGLLQRIAAWASIDPATLTVVGDAARDLEAARSIGARAVLVRTGHGERTLQEYGLSIDFPVFMDLDAFAARWVATTADPAGEQQP, from the coding sequence ATGCTGCTGCCCATTGGACCGACCGCGTCGCCGGCACCCCCAGCGCGGGGATGGATCGTTCTGGATCGCGACGGGGTCATCAACCGAGACCGGGCAGACTATGTGAAAACGCCGCAGGAACTCGATTTTCTGCCGGGTAGCCTGGCCGCCATCGCCCGGTTGACGGCGGCCGGATTCGGTATGGCGGTGGCCACCAATCAATCTGCGGTGGGGCGCGGACTGCTGACCCGGGAAGGGTTGGCGGTCATCCACGCGCATCTGGAGTCCGAGATTCAGCGGGCGGGCGGCCGGCTGGCGGGCATTTTCGTCTGCCCGCATGCGCCGGATGCCGACTGCCGATGCCGCAAGCCGCGCCCGGGTCTCCTGCAACGCATTGCGGCGTGGGCCAGCATCGATCCGGCGACGCTTACCGTCGTGGGTGATGCGGCGCGCGATCTCGAAGCTGCCCGCAGCATCGGTGCACGCGCGGTTTTGGTGCGAACCGGGCATGGCGAGCGCACCTTGCAGGAATATGGGCTGTCAATCGACTTTCCCGTGTTCATGGATCTCGACGCATTCGCGGCCCGCTGGGTTGCCACCACCGCCGACCCAGCGGGCGAGCAGCAGCCATGA
- the glyS gene encoding glycine--tRNA ligase subunit beta, with the protein MSRANLLIELGTEELPPKALRALRDAFADGMRRELAAAQITFGHVAAYAAPRRLAVQIDDALTRQPDQIEEKAGPALAAAFDADGQPTPAALGFARSCGVAVDALERHDEGKRSRLIYRATRPGQSLRDLLPQLVERALDTLPTPKRMRWGAGRHEFVRPIHWLVMLLDSDVVEGSVLGVPAGRQSRGHRFLAPDPVVLDQPADYLERLMAAHVVADFDARRARIAEGVAAAAAALGGEAVLDDDLLDEVTALTEWPVPLAGRFEAHFLEVPAEALMSSMRGHQKYFPVRDAQGGLLNHFITVANLESRDPVQVIAGNERVIRPRLADAAFFFEQDRKQPLAARREALRTVTYQAELGSLFDKTERLAALSRWLAERIGGDVALAQRAGMLSKCDLMSEMVGEFDELQGIMGAHYARLDGEADEVASALREQYLPAFAGDVLPTTLTGCALGLADRLDTLVGIFGMGQIPTGSRDPYGLRRAAIGLLRILIERGLDMDLREMLGQARAGYGALKVEPVEPVFAYVIERLRAIYEDQGITSEVFMAVMARAPSVPVDIDRRVHAVNHFRHLPEAMALAAANKRVANILAKSETAPGASAVDPALFKEAAEADLFAALTDLQAVVAPLVAQADYQGTLAALATLRAPVDAFFDTVLVNAEDPALRANRFALLARLHALFWEVADISLLCPAK; encoded by the coding sequence ATGAGCCGGGCGAATCTGCTGATCGAACTGGGCACCGAGGAATTGCCGCCCAAGGCCCTGCGGGCGCTGCGCGATGCCTTTGCCGACGGCATGCGACGCGAACTCGCGGCGGCGCAGATCACCTTCGGTCATGTCGCTGCCTATGCCGCGCCGCGGCGGCTTGCCGTGCAGATTGACGATGCGTTGACCCGTCAGCCCGATCAGATCGAGGAAAAAGCGGGGCCTGCACTTGCCGCCGCCTTCGATGCCGATGGCCAGCCGACCCCGGCGGCGCTGGGATTTGCCCGCAGCTGCGGCGTGGCGGTGGATGCGCTCGAGCGGCACGATGAAGGCAAACGGTCACGACTGATTTATCGGGCGACGCGTCCGGGACAATCACTTCGTGACCTGTTGCCTCAATTGGTCGAACGGGCACTGGACACCCTGCCGACACCCAAGCGGATGCGCTGGGGCGCAGGCCGACACGAATTCGTCCGGCCGATTCATTGGCTGGTGATGCTGCTCGACTCCGATGTCGTGGAGGGATCGGTGCTGGGCGTTCCCGCCGGTCGCCAAAGCCGGGGCCATCGCTTTCTTGCGCCCGACCCAGTCGTGCTGGATCAGCCGGCGGATTATCTCGAGCGTCTGATGGCAGCCCATGTGGTGGCCGATTTCGACGCGCGCCGCGCGCGCATTGCCGAAGGGGTCGCTGCCGCTGCTGCGGCGTTGGGCGGCGAGGCGGTGCTGGACGATGACCTGCTCGACGAGGTGACCGCGCTCACCGAGTGGCCGGTGCCGCTCGCCGGGCGGTTCGAGGCGCATTTTCTCGAGGTACCGGCCGAAGCGTTGATGTCCTCGATGCGCGGCCATCAGAAGTATTTTCCGGTGCGTGATGCGCAGGGTGGTCTGCTCAACCATTTCATTACCGTCGCTAATCTGGAATCGCGCGATCCGGTCCAAGTGATCGCGGGCAACGAGCGGGTGATCCGGCCGCGTCTGGCCGATGCAGCCTTCTTCTTCGAGCAGGATCGCAAGCAGCCGCTCGCCGCGCGTCGCGAGGCGCTGCGCACGGTGACCTATCAGGCCGAGCTCGGGAGTCTGTTCGACAAGACCGAACGACTCGCGGCGCTGTCGCGGTGGCTCGCTGAGCGCATCGGCGGGGATGTCGCGCTCGCGCAGCGCGCCGGCATGCTGTCCAAGTGTGATCTCATGAGTGAGATGGTCGGCGAATTCGACGAGCTTCAGGGCATCATGGGGGCGCACTATGCACGCCTGGATGGTGAAGCCGACGAAGTCGCAAGCGCCCTGCGCGAGCAGTATCTGCCGGCCTTCGCGGGCGACGTCCTGCCGACGACATTGACCGGCTGTGCCCTGGGGTTGGCCGACCGGCTCGATACACTGGTCGGCATCTTCGGGATGGGTCAGATCCCGACCGGCTCGCGGGATCCGTATGGGTTGCGCCGCGCCGCCATCGGTTTGCTGCGCATCCTGATCGAGCGCGGGCTCGACATGGACTTGCGGGAAATGCTGGGTCAGGCGCGAGCGGGTTATGGCGCCCTCAAGGTCGAGCCGGTGGAGCCGGTGTTTGCCTATGTGATAGAGCGGTTGCGCGCCATCTATGAAGATCAGGGCATTACGTCGGAAGTCTTCATGGCGGTCATGGCGCGCGCACCGTCGGTTCCCGTGGATATCGACCGGCGGGTGCACGCCGTCAACCACTTCCGCCATCTGCCTGAGGCGATGGCCTTGGCTGCTGCGAACAAGCGGGTCGCCAATATTCTGGCCAAGTCCGAAACTGCCCCGGGGGCCAGCGCGGTCGATCCCGCCCTGTTCAAGGAGGCCGCAGAAGCGGATCTGTTTGCTGCGTTGACGGACCTGCAAGCTGTGGTTGCGCCGCTGGTGGCCCAGGCCGATTATCAGGGGACGCTGGCGGCACTCGCCACCTTGCGCGCCCCGGTGGACGCCTTTTTCGACACTGTATTGGTCAATGCCGAGGATCCGGCGCTGCGGGCCAACCGATTCGCGCTGCTGGCGAGATTGCATGCCCTATTCTGGGAGGTGGCAGACATTTCTCTGCTCTGCCCAGCAAAATGA
- a CDS encoding lysophospholipid acyltransferase family protein — MNAGERKLGMIQTLRCVLFIALLATSVILWAPVILASRPLAHRLRYRLALMWLQFHAALLRWVVGLRHAVSGLEHLPAGPAVVLCKHQSTLETFLLPLILPRQTWVLKRELLRIPLFGPSLASFHPIAIDREQPRAALKELLRQGQERLGMGLWVVVYPEGTRVAPGESRPYNKGGVWLAQRAGVPVVPIAVNTGLFWPGATWRIRPGTARLAIGPPLDVQGQDVETINAQAQAWIEQTSASLAKITR, encoded by the coding sequence ATGAATGCTGGGGAACGCAAACTGGGCATGATCCAGACGTTGCGCTGCGTGCTTTTCATTGCCTTGCTGGCCACGAGTGTGATTCTCTGGGCTCCGGTCATCCTGGCCAGCCGCCCCCTGGCTCATCGGCTGCGCTACCGCCTGGCCCTGATGTGGCTGCAGTTTCATGCGGCCCTGTTGCGTTGGGTGGTGGGGCTGCGCCATGCCGTGTCAGGACTGGAGCATCTTCCGGCCGGTCCGGCAGTGGTGTTGTGCAAGCATCAATCCACGCTGGAGACCTTTCTGCTCCCCCTGATCCTGCCGCGGCAGACTTGGGTTCTCAAGCGCGAACTGCTGCGTATCCCGCTGTTCGGACCGTCGCTGGCCTCGTTTCATCCTATCGCCATTGATCGCGAGCAACCGCGCGCGGCCCTCAAGGAGTTGTTGCGACAGGGGCAGGAGCGCCTGGGCATGGGGCTCTGGGTGGTGGTCTATCCGGAAGGGACCCGCGTCGCTCCCGGCGAATCGCGCCCCTACAACAAGGGCGGTGTCTGGCTGGCCCAGCGTGCCGGCGTCCCTGTGGTACCGATTGCAGTGAATACCGGTCTGTTCTGGCCCGGCGCGACTTGGCGTATCCGCCCGGGCACGGCGCGGCTGGCCATCGGGCCGCCACTCGATGTCCAGGGTCAGGATGTCGAGACGATCAATGCACAAGCGCAGGCCTGGATCGAGCAGACCAGTGCCAGCTTGGCGAAAATCACGCGCTGA
- the glnA gene encoding glutamate--ammonia ligase — protein MSGDDVLKLIQDKEVRFVDFRFTDTRGKEQHVTVPAHTVDAEVFESGKMFDGSSIAGWKGIQESDMILMPDPETATLDPFFEELTLNLTCDVVEPATMQGYDRCPRSLAKRALAYLQSTGVADTAFFGPENEFFIFDDVRWGADIGGCFYKIDSEEAGWNTEKVYPDGNMGHRPGVKGGYFPVPPVDALHDIRAAMCLTLEEMGLPVEVHHHEVATAGQCEIGVKFNTLVKKADEVQRLKYVVQNVAHSYGKTATFMPKPLVGDNGSGMHVHQSLSKAGQNLFSGDQYGGLSETALYYIGGIIKHAHAINAFTNASTNSYKRLVPHFEAPVMLAYSARNRSASVRIPWVSSPKARRIEVRFPDSTANPYLAFAAMMMAGLDGIKNKIHPGEAMDKDLYDLPPEEEKAIPKVAFSLEQALNALDSDRDFLTAGGVFTDDMIDAYIALKTADVSRVRMTTHPVEFDLYYSL, from the coding sequence ATGTCCGGCGATGATGTGCTGAAGCTGATTCAAGACAAAGAAGTCAGATTCGTGGACTTCCGGTTCACGGACACCCGGGGCAAGGAACAGCACGTCACCGTGCCTGCTCATACCGTGGACGCCGAGGTGTTCGAAAGCGGCAAGATGTTCGACGGCTCGTCCATTGCCGGCTGGAAAGGCATTCAGGAATCCGACATGATTCTGATGCCTGACCCGGAGACAGCCACCCTCGATCCATTCTTCGAGGAACTGACGCTAAACCTCACCTGCGATGTGGTCGAACCCGCCACCATGCAGGGCTATGACCGCTGCCCGCGATCACTCGCCAAACGCGCGCTGGCCTACCTTCAATCGACCGGCGTCGCCGATACAGCGTTCTTCGGTCCCGAAAACGAATTCTTCATCTTCGACGACGTTCGCTGGGGCGCCGACATCGGTGGCTGCTTCTACAAGATCGATTCGGAAGAGGCTGGCTGGAACACCGAAAAAGTCTACCCTGACGGCAACATGGGCCACCGCCCGGGCGTCAAGGGCGGGTACTTCCCGGTTCCGCCGGTCGATGCGCTGCACGATATCCGCGCCGCCATGTGCCTCACCCTCGAGGAAATGGGCCTGCCGGTCGAGGTCCATCATCACGAAGTGGCCACCGCGGGTCAGTGCGAAATCGGCGTGAAGTTCAACACGCTGGTCAAGAAAGCCGACGAAGTCCAGCGCCTCAAATATGTCGTGCAGAATGTGGCCCACAGCTACGGCAAGACGGCCACATTCATGCCCAAGCCGCTGGTCGGCGACAACGGCAGCGGCATGCATGTGCACCAGTCCCTGTCCAAGGCTGGCCAGAACCTGTTCTCCGGCGATCAATACGGCGGCCTGTCCGAGACGGCGCTGTACTACATCGGCGGCATCATCAAGCATGCCCATGCCATCAATGCCTTCACCAATGCCAGCACCAACAGCTACAAGCGTCTGGTGCCTCATTTCGAAGCCCCGGTCATGCTGGCCTATTCGGCTCGCAACCGCTCGGCCTCCGTGCGTATTCCCTGGGTGTCGAGCCCGAAGGCGCGGCGCATTGAGGTTCGCTTCCCGGATTCGACCGCCAACCCCTACTTGGCCTTCGCGGCGATGATGATGGCGGGTCTCGATGGCATCAAGAACAAGATCCATCCCGGGGAAGCCATGGACAAGGATCTTTACGATTTGCCGCCCGAAGAGGAAAAGGCCATCCCCAAGGTCGCTTTTTCGCTTGAGCAGGCGCTCAATGCACTGGACAGCGACCGTGACTTCCTCACCGCCGGCGGTGTATTCACCGATGACATGATCGATGCCTACATCGCGCTCAAGACGGCCGACGTGTCGCGGGTCCGCATGACCACCCATCCGGTGGAATTCGACCTGTATTACAGCCTCTGA
- the glyQ gene encoding glycine--tRNA ligase subunit alpha has translation MSASPQTFQDLILVLQNYWARQGCVILQPLDLEVGAGTFHPATFLRAIGPETWNAAYVQPCRRPKDGRYGDNPNRLQHYYQFQVVMKPSPLDFQSIYLDSLRELGIDPQVHDIRFVEDNWESPTLGAWGLGWEVWLNGMEVTQFTYFQQVGGLECFPVTGEITYGLERIALYLQGKDSIFDLVWTIGPDGAPVTYGDVFHQNEVEMSTYNFEQAPVDELFRLFDLYEVEAGRLMKAGLALPAYEMVMKASHAFNLLDARHAISVTERARYILRVRTLARAVAQAYFEARARLGFPMAPPALRQEVLSQWQARQEAMA, from the coding sequence ATGAGCGCATCCCCTCAAACCTTCCAGGATCTGATCCTGGTACTGCAGAACTACTGGGCCCGACAGGGCTGCGTGATTCTTCAACCGCTGGATCTCGAGGTCGGCGCCGGTACGTTCCACCCGGCGACTTTTCTGCGCGCGATTGGCCCGGAAACCTGGAATGCGGCTTATGTCCAGCCTTGCCGCCGGCCCAAGGATGGCCGCTATGGCGACAATCCCAACCGTCTGCAGCATTACTACCAGTTCCAGGTGGTGATGAAGCCTTCGCCGCTCGATTTTCAGTCGATCTACCTGGATTCCCTGCGGGAACTGGGCATCGACCCCCAGGTTCATGATATTCGCTTCGTCGAGGACAACTGGGAGTCCCCGACCCTTGGCGCCTGGGGGCTTGGCTGGGAGGTGTGGCTGAACGGCATGGAGGTCACCCAATTCACCTACTTCCAGCAGGTGGGCGGGCTGGAATGCTTTCCCGTCACCGGCGAGATCACTTATGGTCTCGAACGCATTGCGCTCTACCTGCAGGGCAAGGACTCGATTTTCGATCTGGTTTGGACCATCGGCCCCGACGGCGCACCGGTGACCTACGGGGATGTGTTCCACCAGAACGAGGTCGAGATGTCGACCTACAACTTCGAGCAGGCGCCGGTTGATGAGCTGTTCCGCCTGTTCGATCTGTACGAGGTTGAAGCGGGTCGGCTCATGAAGGCCGGCCTCGCACTGCCGGCCTACGAGATGGTCATGAAAGCCTCGCATGCCTTCAATCTGCTCGACGCGCGTCATGCCATCTCGGTCACTGAGCGGGCACGCTATATCCTGCGAGTGCGCACGCTGGCGCGCGCCGTCGCTCAAGCCTATTTCGAGGCGCGTGCACGCCTCGGTTTCCCCATGGCTCCGCCGGCTCTGCGCCAGGAAGTCCTGAGCCAGTGGCAGGCTCGGCAGGAGGCGATGGCATGA